A stretch of Vannielia litorea DNA encodes these proteins:
- a CDS encoding NAD(P)-dependent oxidoreductase — MSKPVIGFIGLGLMGGNMVENLQKRGYELVVMDLNKDAVKAVLDRGNAREAATPRELAESVDIVMLCLTTSDVVEKVVYGDDGIIAGIKEGAVLIDYGTSIPASTRRIGADLASMGAGMIDAPLGRTPAHAKDGLLNIMAAGDKETFEKVKPVLDEQGENVFYLGALGAGHTTKLINNFMGMTTVCTMSQAFAVAERAGVDRAQLYEIMSTGPSNSPFMGFCKNYAVDGVSDLGFSINNANKDLGYFLEMAEDLGTRAEIAEGTSHNLEAAVAAGLGEGNVPEIYDYFLKLERG, encoded by the coding sequence GTCCAAACCTGTCATCGGCTTCATCGGCCTCGGCCTCATGGGCGGCAACATGGTGGAGAACCTTCAGAAGCGCGGCTACGAGCTGGTCGTCATGGATCTGAACAAGGACGCGGTGAAGGCCGTGCTCGATCGCGGCAACGCCCGTGAGGCCGCAACGCCCCGCGAGCTGGCCGAGAGCGTCGATATCGTCATGCTCTGCCTCACCACCTCCGACGTGGTCGAAAAGGTCGTCTACGGCGACGATGGCATCATCGCCGGCATCAAGGAGGGCGCGGTGCTGATCGACTACGGCACCTCGATCCCCGCCTCCACCCGCCGCATCGGCGCCGATCTCGCCTCGATGGGCGCCGGCATGATCGACGCGCCCCTGGGCCGCACGCCCGCCCACGCCAAGGACGGGCTGCTCAACATCATGGCCGCGGGCGACAAGGAGACCTTCGAGAAGGTCAAGCCGGTGCTCGACGAGCAGGGCGAGAACGTCTTCTACCTGGGCGCGCTGGGCGCGGGGCATACCACCAAGCTCATCAACAACTTCATGGGCATGACCACCGTCTGCACCATGAGCCAGGCCTTCGCCGTGGCCGAGCGCGCCGGGGTCGACCGGGCACAGCTCTACGAGATCATGTCCACCGGCCCCTCCAACTCGCCCTTCATGGGCTTTTGCAAGAACTACGCCGTGGACGGGGTGAGCGACCTGGGCTTCTCGATCAACAACGCCAACAAGGATCTGGGCTATTTCCTCGAGATGGCCGAAGACCTCGGCACCCGCGCCGAGATCGCCGAGGGCACCTCGCACAACCTCGAGGCCGCCGTGGCCGCCGGGCTGGGCGAGGGCAACGTGCCCGAGATCTACGACTACTTCCTGAAGCTCGAACGCGGCTAG